From the Nostoc sp. PCC 7107 genome, the window CGGTTGTTTGATTGGTCAACCATACGATATTGAGAAGGGAGCTGGTACTAAAAACCCCCATACATTTTTAAGAGCTTTGGGGCCAGAACCTTGGGCTGTAGCTTATGTTGAACCATGTCGCCGTCCTACAGATGGTCGTTACGGCGAAAACCCTAACCGTTTTCAGCATTACTATCAATACCAAGTTTTAATTAAGCCATCACCAGATAATATCCAAGAAATTTATCTTGATTCTTTGAGGGCTTTGGGTATTCGTCCTGAAGACCACGATATTCGGTTTGTGGAAGATAACTGGGAAGATGCAACAGTAGGCGCTTGGGGTACTGGTTGGGAAGTTTGGTTAGATGGAATGGAAATTACTCAATTTACTTACTTTCAACAATGTGGCGGAATAGATTGCAGACCTGTGTCGATTGAAATTACGTACGGGTTAGAGCGACTAACGATGTATCTCCAGCAAGTAGAAGCATTTACAAAGCTTCAGTGGACAGACAATATTACTTATGGAGATGTTTTTCTGCAAAATGAGATTGAGCAGAGTACTTACAACTTTGAAGCATCAAATCCTGAGATGCTACTAACACTGTTTAATTTATATGAGCAAGAAGCTAACCAGTTAACAGAGCGTGGTTTAGTCTTACCAAGCTTAGATTATGTAATGAAGTGTTCGCATACGTTCAATTTACTAGATGCTAGAGGAGTAATTTCTGTAACGGAAAGAACTCGTTATATTGCCAAAATTCGTCATTTGGCTAGAAAAGTAGCGCAACTATATGTAGAACAGCGAGAAAAGCTTGGCTATCCTTTGCTGAAGAAAACAGCAGTGTGAGTTTGATAAACCTTGAAACTATTAAGGATCAGGAACTTTAGTTTTTAACAATTTTCGTTATTCCCTTCAGGGGACTGCATTGGGTGGCGATCGCTGCCAAATTTATAGCCGCGTAGGAATTATACACAGTTAAAACACATCAAACTACAGAGAACACAAAGGATATGGAGAAATAAAAGTTTGAGAGAGTTGCTGAGTAATTCCTAACGCGTTCTATCGATCGCCAGTTCTTTTTCAGCATCGATAATAGCTGCTTATCTATCTAAACTGTTCCATGAAGCGGCGGTCAATCCAATCTTTCCAGCGCCAAATTAGAGGATGGGCTGGTAAGGTGAACGCGCCTTTGGTGGCGATCGCTCTTTTGTCTCCTGTACCAATTAAACTTAAGTATTGTTGCTGTGGTAGATAAGGTTTGAGTGGTTTACCTAAGATAATTCGTCGCAAGTTCTCAAATAATGGCTTACCCTGACGTACCGCAAATACACCTGCTTTTGGACGGGGATAATTGACCATTGTAGCAATATCCCCTGCGGCAAATACTTGTGGGTGTGTTTGAGATTGCAAGGTGTCATTGACTAAAATAAAGCCTTGTTCATCAGTCCCTAGCCCTGTAGCTATTAACCAGTCTGGTGCTGATGCTTGTGTTACCCAGAAAACTTTTTGACATTCGACTGCTAACCCAGATTCACATTTGACTGCTAGTGATTCTTCATTTATCTGTGCAATTTGGGACACAGATTCCCCTAGATGCAGGAAAATATCTCGGCTGGTTAATATTTGTTTTACCTGGCGCTGCACCAAGGAATGATGATAGGGTAGGATTTCTTGATGACGATTGAACAAGTGAATTTCTAGATTTTGAATTGGTTGTTGATTAGCGATCAAGATTCGCTGTATGTGTGTTTGCATTGAGAGTGCTAATTCTACGCCGCCAGCACCACCACCAACAATCACAATATTCCATTGCTGTTGAGGATTATTATTGATATTTTGCAGTAATTTATACCAGTTTTCTAGTAATTCTGCTACAGGTTTAGCTGGAATGGCATACTCTGCTGCACCAAGGACATCTTTTGTGGCGGGAGTACTGCCAATATCAATGGAGAGTACATCAAAATTTACAGCGGGGCGATTCGCACAAATTACCTTGTGATTGTCTAAATCGAGATTAACCATACTGTCTATATATAACTGTGCATGAGCAAAGCGAGTCAATCTCGGCAAATTGATGTGGCATTGCTCATAACTATATAATCCAGCAATGTGTCCTGGTAACATTCCAGAATAAGGTGTATTCGGTGCAGGCGTAATTAAAGTTAAACGTACTCCTTGTAAGGGTTTCATGGCGAACATTCTTAGTACGATCGCATGACTGTGACCACCACCGACTAGCACTAAGTCTTTTAGTGAATCTTGTTGCATTGATGCGCCGTCTTTACTCGCCTTGTGATAATAACATCAAATTTTGTGATATCACCGAAAGCCAAAGCAGACATAGAATTCTTTTGATGAACACTGTATGATTTCTGAATATTTTGTACAATATTCTCTCCCACACGGCAGTGATGACTATCCGCCATGCGACTGAAACTGATTTACCTGCGATCGTAGCTATTTATAATACGGCAATTCCTAGCCGTCTCGCCACCGCTGATTTAAAACCTGTTTCTGTGGAAAGTCGCCGCTTATGGTTTCATGGGCGATCGCCTAATTTTCGTCCTCTTTGGGTAATTGAACAGGAGGGGGTAATTGCTGGTTGGCTCAGTTTCCAATCATTTTACGGTCGACCAGCTTACAATTCAACCGCCGAAATTAGCATTTATATTGCCCCAGCTTTTCATCATTGCGGTTTAGGACGACAACTTTTAACCCAAGCAATTAATGAAAGCCCAAATTTAGGGTTAAAAACACTGTTAGGGTTTATTTTCGCCCATAATCATCCCAGCCTGAAACTTTTTGAAACATTGGGTTTTCAACGTTGGGGACATTTACCTCAAGTTGCTGATTTAGATGGGGTAGAACGTGACCTAATAATTATGGGTTTACGGATTGGGGAAAAGCCCAAACCATAGATATTAATCAATAGATAGTATTTATGAATCCAATCCATTGATATATAAGAATTAATTAGACTAATTATCGTTGATTTATCTAATCAAGCAATTCCATTTTGCTTCAGATAAAGGTAAGCTTAATCTAACAAAATTAAGCAAATATAAACTTGCGTTTTTGAATAGTGAACAGTTGCGGGATCAAAGTTCTTTGATTCCGCAACACTAAGTTTTGTTTAAATCTAGAGGTAATTTCATGGCTCAGTTTCTACTAGAGACTGTGTGGCTAGTTCCTTTATATGCTTTGATAGGCGGTCTTTTAGCCGTACCTTGGTCGCCAGGGATCATTCGTAAAACTGGGCCCAGACCCGCAGGTTATGTGAATTTAGTAATGACATTTTTGGCGTTTCTCCATAGTG encodes:
- the glyQ gene encoding glycine--tRNA ligase subunit alpha, yielding MNFQSVISSLHHFWRDFGCLIGQPYDIEKGAGTKNPHTFLRALGPEPWAVAYVEPCRRPTDGRYGENPNRFQHYYQYQVLIKPSPDNIQEIYLDSLRALGIRPEDHDIRFVEDNWEDATVGAWGTGWEVWLDGMEITQFTYFQQCGGIDCRPVSIEITYGLERLTMYLQQVEAFTKLQWTDNITYGDVFLQNEIEQSTYNFEASNPEMLLTLFNLYEQEANQLTERGLVLPSLDYVMKCSHTFNLLDARGVISVTERTRYIAKIRHLARKVAQLYVEQREKLGYPLLKKTAV
- a CDS encoding FAD-dependent oxidoreductase; its protein translation is MQQDSLKDLVLVGGGHSHAIVLRMFAMKPLQGVRLTLITPAPNTPYSGMLPGHIAGLYSYEQCHINLPRLTRFAHAQLYIDSMVNLDLDNHKVICANRPAVNFDVLSIDIGSTPATKDVLGAAEYAIPAKPVAELLENWYKLLQNINNNPQQQWNIVIVGGGAGGVELALSMQTHIQRILIANQQPIQNLEIHLFNRHQEILPYHHSLVQRQVKQILTSRDIFLHLGESVSQIAQINEESLAVKCESGLAVECQKVFWVTQASAPDWLIATGLGTDEQGFILVNDTLQSQTHPQVFAAGDIATMVNYPRPKAGVFAVRQGKPLFENLRRIILGKPLKPYLPQQQYLSLIGTGDKRAIATKGAFTLPAHPLIWRWKDWIDRRFMEQFR
- a CDS encoding GNAT family N-acetyltransferase, which translates into the protein MTIRHATETDLPAIVAIYNTAIPSRLATADLKPVSVESRRLWFHGRSPNFRPLWVIEQEGVIAGWLSFQSFYGRPAYNSTAEISIYIAPAFHHCGLGRQLLTQAINESPNLGLKTLLGFIFAHNHPSLKLFETLGFQRWGHLPQVADLDGVERDLIIMGLRIGEKPKP